One genomic window of Salvelinus namaycush isolate Seneca chromosome 22, SaNama_1.0, whole genome shotgun sequence includes the following:
- the LOC120017581 gene encoding zinc finger protein 318-like isoform X2: MYRGRPPPRGGYPPPYEGRGPPPRGLTPGRPYPRPPFREERGRPRPPFEGYHDGPPPDPYRRSPPRRRYTSAGSGSRRGPGGEYWGSGPPQRERSPSPRGGIPTDHSLVITVGNELTGPPGVGLPSRDYPPYLPKRSSYDGPDDRGPRRQSPCRGRSRPRSRSPGFGGRSKSRPRSRSPGFGGRSKSRPRSRSPGFGGRSKSRPRSRSPGIGGRSKSRPRSRSPGIGGRSKSRPRSRSPGIGGRSKSRPRSRSPGIGGRSKSRPRSRSPGIGGRSKSRPRSRSPAMGGRSKSRARSRSPEMGGRSKSRVRSRSPEMKGRSKSRARSRSPEMGGRSKSRARSKSPEMGGRSKSRGRSKSRPPSRSRSRSGSHGQSYGRARSMSRAKTAGQRRSRSVSTSSTSSSRSSRGGDNNLKKTSGFKELELARRRKEMEDMLNIPTKSILKRRMDSETDSPSYVQNSDSPRVDPAGEAEAERLLSAMKGMDPIMLATMLGELRDDPHMSQGRLDHSGIAGILDLLGGAPAPQEEKRKRVPDIDDEEKFLYGDEDDVERGRAPAEAPRQHSLSELYGDIMSEPARYGTSPHLESHPGIVDPRSSRQQQMDMRYRHQSRSSAIPDHNIKVEEPNDYPPGTGPLEGKEKQDVEEYEKIQDLLKTIGLDLGVTEISKMAARTQERLHGKRPPPKTPSRRPGKRRDCRDSSGSSDRSRGRRRSCSGSSSSSRSDNHSPSRSSSRDNSRSRKKSPPSDRHSTHGKTRGGREVRTEDSSWGQKASQAPETTPVPPTHPSLSMPAYAQAHGLVPPNYPPPGYGQYGNWPYMPQQWPMYPPPSMGMPPQSPIEDFPKAPPFDRPYLKVIQPELHQGGDRKASSNMSPLDNGKDRRVLEERNNESQKQKVLEEREKLRRDREIRMKKKDYLMKELERLRKQQGELLRKKRREKDGHKDPLLSEISRLQEEVMTQIAELRKEHEVAEKKRSELDKVALILGLQPNDKPRREGRGSADLEPSTHPPPPEKEKKKERAHIREKSPVAHASAKAASSSSRASPEKTKKKAPASTQPPETPADQFEYYDAGNHWCKSCNVTCGSMFDFFTHLHSKSHRKTQDPYNRPWASSSSNNVKNKIHSSGEKMTKPAKGSEFLVPVRGYYCQLCEEFCGDAICAEDHATSQTHNEKYKKRMYEYPLYEQRRNLDRQAGLTLEVSDKKHSELKRKHEEEESKKSKEKEEGKPKRSKKDKEKEEEKSKHKREDEVERVKYSKNEEEERYLYRKREEEERYKHGKEGGERPKYSKKEEDERYKHGNEEERFKNRREEEEWFKNRQEEEERLKNRREDEDKPRFSRVEERPKFSWRDNEQEEEEDRSRYGKWKEPNPKCSKKEEERYRSEREEGKPKNEKEERQSRKEKGGCQREEKSGSRKQSEPEKASDPPKVFCGPNPALRAKLRKKSEETAKVEPKAPSAFGKFSWKKKLENELAKEAERVAVEFLKEDEEEIEEDDDPDAFTKSLAAAKSIAIKLSGKTVISPTSAWVPFNSGKIRPNLPAPPTVLRKPSGLGPWVYAKPAPLNTFLSIRPPGDSGVTPLPVVQNQPKNDPVLAADIISKAFCGEEVDLKKSADGTGKPGPTSTPDKKKASTAESFSQASTSTPSAVMPEFKTPLPPLTMMTMMFDVSAPGVPESEQNVPVMVTPPPFMQRPPSEVMNKSEKPKSNLAAAKAQDLFDIFYSSITTASTTSITSTATKAVVESKGETNDSKNSEALATTASQMKQTQPELPALDNGNTIETETQESETESGFDPQATKAVVESKAALNYSKNGEALEATAPKTEQTQPEFPALDNSNTVETDTQESIKMESGFDPQATKAVAESKATPNDSNNSEALEATAPQTEQTQPEFTALDNSNTIETNTQESMETESGSDPQPKEETPEDAPVQLDNPSDSLGISTETLDLPTEVLGLDLFDFNLE; the protein is encoded by the exons ATGTATCGTGGACGGCCTCCACCTCGAGGAGGGTATCCGCCGCCGTACGAGGGCCGTGGCCCACCGCCCCGTGGTCTTACGCCTGGCAGGCCGTATCCTCGGCCTCCGTTTAGAGAAGAACGAGGAAGGCCCAGACCGCCGTTTGAGGGTTACCATGACGGACCACCTCCAGATCCATACAGACGTTCTCCACCGCGCAGGAGGTATACTTCAGCTGGTTCGGGAAGTCGCAGAGGACCAGGTGGTGAATACTGGGGCAGCGGCCCTCCCCAAAGAGAA AGATCTCCATCTCCCCGTGGTGGCATCCCCACTGACCACAGTCTAGTAATCACTGTGGGCAATGAGTTGACTGGACCACCTGGGGTAGGGCTACCCTCAAGAGACTACCCTCCTTACCTGCCAAAGAGGTCCAGTTATGACGGCCCTGATGACCGTGGCCCCAGGAGGCAGAGTCCCTGCAGGGGGAGAAGCCGTCCTCGTAGCCGCAGCCCGGGCTTCGGGGGACGGAGCAAGAGCCGTCCTCGTAGCCGCAGCCCGGGCTTCGGGGGACGGAGCAAGAGCCGTCCTCGTAGCCGCAGCCCGGGTTTCGGGGGACGGAGCAAGAGCCGTCCTCGTAGCCGCAGCCCGGGAATCGGGGGACGGAGCAAGAGCCGTCCTCGTAGCCGCAGCCCGGGAATCGGGGGACGGAGCAAGAGCCGTCCTCGTAGCCGCAGCCCGGGAATCGGGGGACGGAGCAAGAGCCGTCCTCGTAGCCGCAGCCCGGGAATCGGGGGACGGAGCAAGAGCCGTCCTCGTAGCCGCAGCCCGGGAATCGGGGGACGGAGTAAGAGCCGTCCTCGAAGTCGCAGCCCTGCAATGGGGGGACGGAGCAAAAGCCGCGCTCGAAGCCGCAGTCCTGAAATGGGGGGACGGAGCAAAAGCCGTGTCCGAAGTCGCAGCCCTGAAATGAAGGGACGAAGCAAAAGCCGGGCCCGAAGCCGCAGTCCTGAAATGGGGGGACGAAGCAAAAGCCGGGCCCGAAGCAAAAGCCCTGAAATGGGGGGACGGAGCAAGAGTCGTGGAAGGAGCAAGAGCCGTCCGCCAAGCAGGTCCCGAAGCAGGAGTGGGAGTCATGGCCAGAGCTATGGACGGGCCCGCAGTATGAGCAGAGCCAAGACTGCTGGTCAACGCAGGAGCCGCAGTGTCAGTACTAGCAGCACCAGCAGTAGCAGGAGCAGCAGGGGAGGTGATAATAACTTAAAGAAGACGAGTGGGTTCAAGGAGCTGGAGTTGGCCCGTCGCCGCAAAGAGATGGAAGACATGCTGAATATTCCTACAAAGTCCATCCTGAAGAGGCGCATGGACTCTGAGACTGACTCCCCGTCATATGTGCAG AACAGTGATTCTCCAAGAGTTGACCCTGCTGGTGAGGCTGAGGCAGAGCGTCTTCTCTCGGCTATGAAAGGCATGGACCCTATCATGTTGGCCACAATGCTGGGGGAGCTGAGGGATGACCCACACATGTCCCAGGGTAGGCTGGACCACAGTGGGATTGCAGGGATCCTTGACCTGTTGGGAGGTGCACCTGCACCGCAGGAGGAGAAAAGGAAGAGGGTACCAGACATTGACGATGAGGAGAAGTTCCTTTATGGAGATGAAGATGATGTAGAGCGGGGCAGGGCTCCAGCAGAAGCTCCCCGTCAGCACAGTCTGTCAGAGCTCTATGGTGATATTATGAGTGAGCCGGCACGCTATGGCACCTCACCGCACCTAGAGAGCCATCCTGGTATTGTAGATCCGAGAAGCTCTCGTCAGCAACAGATGGACATGAGGTATCGACATCAAAGCAGGTCCTCTGCCATCCCTGACCATAATATCAAGGTTGAAGAGCCTAATGACTACCCACCAGGAACAGGGCCACTGGAAGGGAAGGAGAAGCAAGACGTGGAGGAGTACGAGAAGATCCAGGACCTCCTCAAAACCATCGGGCTGGACCTGGGGGTGACAGAGATCAGCAAGATGGCTGCCAGGACTCAGGAGCGTCTGCATGGAAAGAGGCCCCCTCCGAAAACCCCCTCACGTCGACCTGGCAAGAGGCGGGATTGCCGTGACTCTTCAGGAAGCTCAGACAGGAGCAGGGGCAGGCGTAGGAGCTGCAGTGGGAGCAGCTCTAGCAGTCGTAGCGACAACCACAGCCCGAGCCGTAGTAGCAGCCGTGATAACAGCAGGAGCCGGAAGAAGTCACCCCCATCTGACAGGCACAGCACCCATGGGAAGACTCGAGGCGGCAGAGAGGTGAGGACTGAGGACAGTAGCTGGGGGCAGAAGGCTTCACAAGCCCCTGAAACTACTCCAGTGCCACCtacccacccatctctctccatgcCTGCCTACGCCCAGGCGCATGGTCTGGTACCACCCAACTATCCACCTCCTGGCTATGGGCAGTATGGGAACTGGCCTTACATGCCCCAACAGTGGCCCATGTACCCACCTCCATCTATGGGCATGCCACCTCAATCTCCTATTGAAGATTTTCCGAAAGCTCCGCCTTTTGACAGACCATACCTTAAAGTTATCCAGCCAGAGTTGCACCAGGGGGGTGATAGAAAGG CATCATCCAATATGTCCCCTCTAGATAATGGCAAGGACAGAAGGGTTTTAGAGGAGCGAAATAATGAAAGCCAAAAACAAAAG GTTCTTGAAGAACGGGAAAAACTGAGACGAGACAGAGAGATCCGCATGAAAAAGAAAGATTATCTCATGAAGGAACTAGAGAGATTGCGGAAACAGCAAG GGGAGCTTCTGCGCAAAAAGCGGCGTGAAAAGGATGGCCACAAGGACCCGTTACTGTCTGAGATCAGTCGGCTGCAGGAAGAGGTCATGACTCAGATTGCTGAGCTCCGCAAAGAGCACGAGGTAGCAGAGAAGAAAAGATCCGAGCTTGACAAGGTGGCTCTCATTCTCGGTCTACAACCAAATGACAAGCCCCGGCGAGAGGGTAGGGGTTCTGCGGACCTTGAGCCGTCAACACACCCACCACCtccagagaaagagaagaaaaagGAGCGTGCTCACATCCGAGAGAAATCACCTGTGGCCCATGCCTCTGCTAAG GCAGCATCGTCATCCTCAAGAGCCTCTCCTGAAAAAACGAAGAAGAAAGCCCCCGCCAGTACCCAGCCTCCTGAGACTCCAGCAGACCAGTTTGAATACTATGACGCTGGGAACCACTGGTGCAAAAGCTGCAATGTCACCTGTGGTTCCATGTTCGATTTTTTCACGCACTTGCACAGCAAATCGCACCGAAAG ACTCAGGATCCTTACAATCGACCGTGGGCTTCAAGTTCCTCCAACAATGTGAAGAATAAGATTCACTCTTCAGGAGAGAAAATGACTAAACCTGCTAAAG GATCTGAGTTTTTGGTGCCAGTGAGGGGATATTATTGCCAGCTGTGCGAGGAGTTTTGCGGGGATGCAATTTGCGCTGAAGATCATGCCACAAGTCAAACTCACAATGAGAAATACAAG AAACGAATGTATGAGTATCCGCTCTACGAACAGAGAAGGAATCTGGATCGTCAGGCTGGACTCACGTTGGAAGTTAGTGACAAAAAGCACTCTGAGCTTAAACGTAAACACGAAGAGGAAGAGTCCAAAAAGAGcaaagagaaggaggaagggaaACCTAAACGCAGCAAAAAGGACaaggaaaaggaggaggagaagtcCAAACACAAAAGGGAGGatgaggtggagagagttaagtACAGCAAAAATGAGGAAGAAGAGAGGTATTTGTACcgcaagagagaggaggaggagcggtACAAACATggtaaggagggaggagagaggcccAAGTACAGTAAGAAGGAGGAGGACGAGAGATACAAGCATGGCAATGAGGAGGAGCGGTTCAAAAATCgcagggaagaggaggagtggTTTAAAAATCGCCAGGAAGAGGAAGAGCGGCTCAAAAACCGTAGAGAGGATGAAGACAAGCCTAGGTTTAGCAGGGTAGAGGAGAGACCCAAGTTTAGTTGGAGGGATAatgagcaggaggaagaggaagaccgGTCCAGATATGGGAAGTGGAAAGAGCCCAATCCCAAATGTAgcaagaaagaggaggagaggtatagatcagagagggaggaagggaaaccTAAGAATGAAAAGGAGGAAAGACAATCAAGGAAAGAGAAGGGTGGGTGTCAAAGGGAGGAGAAGTCAGGATCTAGAAAGCAGTCTGAGCCTGAGAAAGCCAGTGACCCTCCCAAAGTGTTCTGTGGTCCTAATCCAGCATTGAGAGCAAAGCTGCGCAAGAAAAGTGAGGAAACTGCCAAAGTGGAGCCAAAGGCTCCATCTGCCTTCGGTAAGTTCAGCTGGAAAAAAAAATTAGAGAATGAGCTTGCGAAGGAGGCTGAGAGAGTGGCTGTTGAGTTCCTgaaggaagatgaggaggagattgAAGAGGATGACGACCCAGATGCATTTACAAAGTCTTTGGCCGCAGCCAAGAGCATTGCTATCAAACTGTCAGGGAAGACGGTCATCTCCCCAACTAGCGCATGGGTACCCTTCAACTCTGGGAAAATACGCCCAAACCTCCCTGCTCCTCCCACGGTCCTGAGAAAGCCCTCTGGACTTGGGCCCTGGGTGTATGCTAAACCGGCCCCTCTCAACACCTTTCTCTCTATCAGACCACCCGGTGACAGTGGCGTGACCCCTCTGCCTGTCGTACAGAACCAGCCTAAAAATGACCCAGTACTGGCAGCAGACATAATTTCCAAGGCTTTCTGTGGTGAGGAAGTGGATTTGAAGAAGTCAGCAGATGGCACTGGGAAGCCAGGTCCCACATCTACACCAGACAAAAAGAAAGCTTCCACAGCAGAGTCTTTTAGTCAAGCCTCCACATCCACTCCTTCAGCAGTGATGCCCGAGTTCAAGACTCCCCTGCCTCCCCTGACCATGATGACCATGATGTTTGATGTATCTGCACCAGGAGTCCCTGAGAGTGAGCAGAATGTCCCTGTGATGGTCACACCCCCTCCTTTCATGCAGAGACCCCCAAGTGAGGTGATGAACAAATCAGAAAAACCAAAGTCTAATCTAGCTGCCGCTAAAGCCCAAGATTTATTTGACATATTCTATAGCAGCATTACCACAGCCAGTACCACATCCATCACCAGCACAGCCACTAAAGCAGTTGTAGAGTCCAAAGGTGAAACAAATGACTCAAAGAACAGCGAAGCCTTGGCGACTACGGCCTCACAAATGAAGCAAACCCAACCCGAGCTCCCAGCTCTTGACAACGGTAACACCATTGAAACTGAAACTCAGGAGTCAGAGACTGAGAGTGGGTTTGACCCACAGGCCACTAAAGCAGTCGTAGAGTCCAAAGCTGCACTGAATTACTCAAAGAACGGTGAAGCCTTGGAGGCTACGGCCCCAAAAACAGAGCAAACCCAACCGGAGTTCCCAGCTCTTGACAACAGTAACACAGTTGAAACCGACACTCAGGAATCAATAAAGATGGAGAGTGGGTTTGACCCGCAGGCCACTAAAGCAGTGGCAGAGTCCAAAGCTACACCGAATGACTCAAATAACAGCGAAGCCTTGGAGGCTACGGCCCCACAAACAGAGCAAACCCAACCCGAGTTCACAGCTCTTGACAACAGTAACACCATTGAAACCAACACTCAG GAGTCAATGGAGACTGAGAGTGGGTCTGACCCGCAGCCCAAGGAAGAGACTCCTGAGGATGCCCCCGTACAACTGGATAACCCATCAGATTCTCTGGGTATCTCAACAGAGACCCTGGATCTCCCAACAGAAGTGCTGGGCTTAGACCTCTTTGATTTTAATCTTGAGTAA